A portion of the Corynebacterium ammoniagenes DSM 20306 genome contains these proteins:
- a CDS encoding aldo/keto reductase, with product MCERRFAEAVKLSSSEREGIVLQSKTGIVEDPWGYDQSYEHIVASVDESLKSLNTDYLDVLLLHRPDALVEPEEVARAFDELEAAGKVRAFGVSNHTPRQIDLLKTAVKQPLLVNQVQFSITHSSLIAQGMTSNMTTSDDAFTRDGGGLVDYARVNKITLQAWSPIQIGHEPGIFLGSLDYPELNAEIEGAVAKRNSR from the coding sequence CTGTGTGAGCGTAGGTTTGCAGAAGCCGTGAAGCTTTCTTCGTCCGAGCGCGAGGGCATTGTTCTGCAGTCGAAGACAGGAATCGTTGAAGATCCGTGGGGCTATGACCAGTCTTATGAACACATTGTTGCTTCAGTAGATGAGTCCTTGAAATCATTGAATACGGACTACCTTGATGTGCTGTTGCTGCACCGTCCCGATGCACTGGTGGAACCAGAAGAAGTAGCGCGTGCCTTTGATGAACTTGAGGCAGCCGGCAAGGTGCGTGCCTTTGGCGTATCGAACCACACTCCGCGTCAGATTGATCTGCTCAAGACTGCTGTGAAACAGCCACTTCTTGTGAACCAGGTGCAGTTTTCTATCACGCATTCTTCGTTGATTGCGCAGGGGATGACATCCAATATGACAACGTCGGATGATGCGTTTACGCGCGATGGTGGCGGTCTAGTGGACTACGCGCGGGTGAATAAGATTACGCTGCAGGCATGGTCGCCAATTCAAATAGGCCATGAGCCCGGCATTTTCTTAGGTTCCCTAGACTATCCGGAACTCAACGCTGAGATTGAAGGTGCTGTTGCAAAGAGGAATTCCAGATGA